A DNA window from Lutra lutra chromosome 8, mLutLut1.2, whole genome shotgun sequence contains the following coding sequences:
- the PRICKLE1 gene encoding prickle-like protein 1 — MPLEMEPKMSKLAFGCQRSSTSDDDSGCALEEYAWVPPGLRPEQIQLYFACLPEEKVPYVNSPGEKHRIKQLLYQLPPHDNEVRYCQSLSEEEKKELQVFSAQRKKEALGRGTIKLLSRAVMHAVCEQCGLKINGGEIAVFASRAGPGVCWHPSCFVCFTCNELLVDLIYFYQDGKIHCGRHHAELLKPRCSACDEIIFADECTEAEGRHWHMKHFCCLECETVLGGQRYIMKDGRPFCCGCFESLYAEYCEACGEHIGVDHAQMTYDGQHWHATEACFSCAQCKASLLGCPFLPKQGQIYCSKTCSLGEDVHASDSSDSAFQSARSRDSRRSVRMGKSSRSADQCRQSLLLSPALNYKFPGLSGNAEDTLSRKLDDLNLSRQGASFVNEEFWKGRVDHETPEDPEEWAEHEDYMTQLLLKFGDKSLFQQQPNEIDIRASEHWISDNMVKTKTELKQNNQSLASKKYQSDMYWAQSQDGLGDSAYGSHPGPASSRRLQELDLDHAAAGYNHEQTQWYEDSLECLSDLKPEQSVRDSMDSLALSNITGASVDGESKPRPSLYSLQNFEEMEAEDCEKMSNMGTLNSSMLHRSAESLKSLSSELCTEKIMPEEKPVHLPVLRRSKSQSRPQQVKFSDDVIDNGNYDNIEIRQPPMSERTRRRVYHFEERGSRSHHHRRRRSRKSRSDNALNLVTERKYSPKDRLRLYTPDNYEKFIQNKSAREIQAYIQNADLYGQYAHATSDYALQNPGLPRFLGLYGEDDDSWCSSTSSSSDSEEEGYFLGQPIPQPRPQRYAYYTDDLSSPTSALPTPQFGQRTTKSKKKKGHKGKNCIIS, encoded by the exons ATGCCTCTGGAGATGGAGCCCAAAATGAGCAAACTCGCCTTTGGGTGTCAGAGGAGCTCCACGTCCGACGACGACTCTGGCTGCGCGTTGGAGGAGTATGCCTGGGTGCCCCCAGGCCTCAGACCAGAGCAG ATCCAGCTCTATTTTGCTTGTTTACCAGAGGAAAAGGTTCCTTATGTTAACAGCCCTGGAGAGAAACATCGAATTAAACAGCTTTTGTACCAGTTGCCACCACATGATAATGAG GTGCGGTATTGCCAGTCTCTGAGcgaggaggagaaaaaagaactgcAGGTGTTCAGTGCTCAACGGAAGAAAGAAGCACTCGGAAGAGGAACCATCAAGCTTTTGTCCAGAGCAGTAATGCATGCCGTGTGTGAGCAG TGTGGGCTGAAGATAAACGGAGGTGAAATTGCAGTGTTTGCCTCTCGCGCGGGTCCTGGAGTGTGCTGGCACCCTTCCTGTTTTGTCTGCTTCACCTGTAACGAGCTGCTGGTCGACCTCATCTATTTTTACCAGGATGGAAAAATTCACTGTGGCAGGCACCATGCTGAACTGCTCAAACCACGGTGTTCAGCATGTgatgag ataatttttgctGATGAGTGCACAGAAGCTGAGGGTCGCCACTGGCACATGAAACACTTCTGCTGCCTTGAGTGTGAGACAGTCCTGGGAGGACAGAGGTACATAATGAAGGATGGTCGTCCATTCTGCTGCGGCTGCTTTGAGTCTCTGTACGCGGAGTACTGTGAGGCCTGTGGGGAGCATATCG GTGTGGACCATGCCCAGATGACCTACGACGGGCAGCACTGGCATGCCACAGAAGCTTGCTTCTCTTGCGCCCAGTGCAAAGCTTCTTTGTTGGGATGTCCCTTCCTTCCCAAACAAGGCCAGATTTACTGCTCAAAAACATGCAGCCTTGGTGAAGATGTCCACGCCTCTGATTCTTCGGACTCTGCGTTTCAGTCCGCTCGATCTAGAGACTCCCGAAGAAGTGTCCGGATGGGCAAAAGCAGTCGGTCAGCCGATCAGTGTAGACAGTCCCTTCTCTTGTCCCCTGCTCTGAACTACAAGTTTCCTGGCCTGTCAGGCAATGCGGAGGACACCCTTTCTCGGAAGTTGGATGACCTGAATCTCTCCAGGCAGGGAGCAAGTTTTGTCAATGAAGAATTCTGGAAAGGTAGAGTGGACCACGAAACCCCAGAAGACCCTGAAGAATGGGCTGAGCATGAAGATTACATGACGCAGCTCCTCCTCAAGTTTGGTGATAAAAGCCTCTTTCAGCAGCAGCCCAATGAGATAGATATTCGAGCCAGCGAGCATTGGATATCTGATAACATGGTTAAAACTAAGACCGAGTTAAAGCAAAATAACCAGAGCCTCGCAAGTAAAAAATACCAATCTGATATGTACTGGGCACAGTCGCAGGACGGACTGGGTGATTCTGCTTACGGcagccacccaggccctgccAGCAGCAGAAGGCTCCAGGAGTTAGATCTGGACCACGCGGCTGCGGGCTATAACCATGAGCAAACACAGTGGTATGAGGATTCCCTGGAGTGTTTGTCAGACTTGAAACCAGAGCAAAGCGTTCGAGATTCTATGGATTCTTTGGCTTTATCTAATATCACAG GGGCTTCCGTGGATGGAGAAAGCAAGCCGAGACCCTCGTTGTATTCCCTGCAAAACTTTgaggagatggaggcagaggatTGTGAGAAAATGAGCAATATGGGGACTTTAAACTCTTCCATGTTGCACAGGAGTGCGGAGTCCTTAAAGAGTCTAAGTTCAGAGTTGTGTACAGAAAAAATCATGCCTGAGGAGAAACCAGTCCATCTGCCAGTGCTTCGAAGATCCAAGTCTCAGTCCAGACCACAGCAGGTCAAGTTTTCGGATGATGTCATCGACAACGGAAACTATGACAACATCGAAATCCGGCAGCCTCCAATGAGCGAGAGGACTCGAAGACGGGTCTACCATTTCGAAGAGAGGGGATCCAGGTCTCATCACCATCGCCGCAGGAGAAGTAGGAAGTCCCGCTCTGACAATGCTCTGAATCTTGTTACAGAACGAAAATACTCTCCTAAGGACAGACTGCGACTTTACACTCCTGATAATTACGAGAAATTTATACAGAATAAAAGTGCCCGGGAGATCCAAGCATACATCCAGAATGCTGACCTGTACGGACAGTATGCCCATGCCACCTCCGATTATGCACTGCAGAACCCGGGACTGCCTAGGTTTCTGGGACTCTACGGTGAGGACGATGATTCCTGGtgttcctccacctcctcctcctccgacTCAGAAGAAGAAGGGTATTTTCTTGGACAACCAATTCCTCAACCCCGGCCCCAGAGATATGCCTACTACACAGATGACCTTTCGAGCCCGACTTCTGCACTCCCTACTCCTCAGTTTGGTCAGAGGACAACTAAATCCAAGAAGAAAAAGGGACACAAGGGCAaaaactgtattatttcttaa